The Plectropomus leopardus isolate mb chromosome 22, YSFRI_Pleo_2.0, whole genome shotgun sequence genome includes a window with the following:
- the LOC121961657 gene encoding leptin-B-like, with protein sequence MHIFWTLLFVCLVAAPGCSSLPTKGDSIKNTIQTITNIAQITLVHIKKLRTTLPVAPQIELSTPSIDGLTSITHNLGLLDNELQSPLTELFTQIQADVSSLEGRVRSLAITMDCPVQPKPSREASDTVFPDSQLHQTLTKVQRYLETFILHKDKLKVC encoded by the exons atgCACATCTTTTGGACccttctctttgtctgtctcgtGGCAGCTCCTGGATGCTCAAGTCTTCCAACAAAGGGAGACTCCATCAAAAACACTATACAAACTATAACAAACATAGCTCAGATAACCCTGGTCCACATCAAGAAACTAAGGACAACG TTGCCGGTGGCTCCACAGATCGAACTCAGCACTCCCTCCATTGACGGACTAACTAGCATCACTCACAATCTCGGACTTTTGGACAATGAACTGCAGAGCCCTCTCACAGAGCTCTTCACTCAGATTCAGGCCGACGTCTCCAGCTTGGAGGGGCGGGTGCGCTCCCTCGCCATCACTATGGATTGTCCCGTCCAGCCCAAACCCAGCAGAGAGGCCAGTGACACCGTGTTCCCCGACAGTCAACTTCACCAGACCCTGACCAAGGTGCAGCGCTACCTGG